In the genome of Motacilla alba alba isolate MOTALB_02 chromosome 15, Motacilla_alba_V1.0_pri, whole genome shotgun sequence, the window gccaggctgagAAACAACCCTCAGCTCCAAGGTTGGGAGCCATGGAACCAAACATGGAGTGTCCTTTGATGGCCTTGTCCAGCCCCACCCCTTTAACCACAAATCTTCACTGTCCTTTAAACTTTTGCATCAACCCACCAGCTGCCGGTCCTCCCCGAGGCTcaggagcctgggctgggtGCTGCCTGAGTGGACCCCAAAGAGGATGCTCCGGATGGGTTTGTAGTGGGAGACCAGCCCTGCCAGGTGTTCCCAGCATCCGCTCCCATTCTGCAGGACTCTCTTGTAAACAGTCACTGAGTAATTCTCATCCTGCAGCAACAGCACGAAGGTCAAAGAGGGAAATCTTTTTCATTGTACAGATCATCATCAGTTACTGCAAACTCTGAGCCAAACTACTTCAACGCTGCCTCAATACTTCTACACCGAGACATGGGATTGAGGGAGCAGCCCCTTCCTAGAGCACCAGCCAGGAggaaatccctgctccagccccttcttCAGATGGATGCAGAACTAAGACTTGTCACCAAAGTTAGGGACTGGGCGCTGCTAGCAGCGGGTCTGCGGAGCCGCTGTGACTGGTGACGTTTTTACAGAGTGACTCTTCAAACCAGGAAAAGTGTTTTGGAGTCAGGAAGCCCCAGGGGAGGAAcagccctctgccctgctcGCTCTGCATTTCAGAGCCACCAAGTCCCAGGGGAGGGACggccctctgccctgctgctctgtgcctgcaggacgGCCAGCAgttcccagtccctcccaaaGCTGCCCCGCGAGCCGTGCATGTAAAAATCACCGAGCGGAAAAAACAAGCTTACAGTATCACCGAGCAGAAAAAACAAGCTTACAGCGGTTGCGAGGTACTTGGAATCGTGAGAGAAGCTGATGTGAGTCACGGGACCTTGCGAGAACTGGAATTCCTCACAGATGGACTGAAGGGAAATTGCATCAAGGATGTGAACGCTTCCATCAGTAAAACCAGCGGCCAGCAAATGACCTGGAAAGCAGACCAGAAACCTCTCACGACACCATCACTCCCTCCCAGGAAGGCCAATGCTCGGCACATGGCCAGGTCACAGGGCTGGGATACCTTCAGGATCGTAGGATAAGCATTGGATGCCAGCCTCAGTGAATACCCTGCTAACGAGGTACTGGGTCTGCTTGTATTCCCACACCTTCAGCAGCCCACAGTGACTCCCCACAGCCACAAGTGGCTCCTGAGGATGACAGGCAACAGCATTCACAGCTTTCTTCGCCTCTGTCATGATTCTTTCAAAGTTTGTGCTGTCTGTTGCAACATGGAACATGGTTGCATCAGAGGTTGAAAGGATAAAGTTCCTGTTTAGCGTGAGAGAAACAGAATTCGATGAATCAGACCAACTGGCTCATGTCCCTGCAAGCTATATTACACATCAGTCTCTTCTTGGCAAGTTAGTCGGACAATCACTTCTATTTTGTGATACACAGTATGCAAACGTTCCTTGACCTGGAAGGCAAGTGACACTTTGTATTCATGACCTGGGAAATGGCCACGGGAAGACACTGGAGCCAGTTCCATTTTCTACTTGGCTGGGCAAGCCGGAAGATGAATGACATCTGGGGAGCTCCTGCCGTTTGCAAGTCGCTGGTGTGTGAGATGGACAAGTGAGCAATTGGAGATACTCTGAATGGCATTTTCATGTGTCTCCATGCCACCACTGTCGGTGGCTCCACGTTGACCGTGCTGCCATGGCCGAGGTCAGAGGGCAGTTTCAGTGCCTGTCTGCTCACTTGGCCAcgctgagcagcacagcagagagattTCACTGTGTGACTACTGATGTGTGAAGCAGACAGCAGGATAATTATTCATATTACAGCACAAATATGTACAGTTTCAGTCTGCCTGATTGAGAGTCTGGACCCAGTAAAAGGGACAAGAGAGGATCACGCAgaaatcccagagtggtttgagtaggaagagaccttaaagataatctGGTTttgacaccttccactagaccagcttactccaagccccattcaacctggcctcGAACAattccaggcatggggcatcCACTGCTTTTGTGGACAACGTGTGCCAGGCCATTGCAGCCCTCACagtgaggaatttcttcctatatcccatctaaccctgccctctgtcaatTTTagcccttgtccaaagtctctctccagctgttTTGGAGCCCttgaggcactggaaggtgctatcaggtctccttggagccttctccaggctgagtcTGGGAGCTGCACGACAGACAAGTGGGGAAGCACAGCATCTTTGCCAGCTGTTCCATCAGAGCCACCAGTTTGTGCACATCTGGCCCAGGCACTGATGGACTCTGCACCCCTTGCGTGCCTGAGCTGGGCGCTCCAGCCATTCCTAATCCCACCAGCCTCCGGGATGAGCTCAggccttccctttccctttgggAAACCAAACCATGCCGAGGacactgctccaggctggagaagaaTCTGTCCCACATGGCTCTTTGGAAAACACGAGTGACTAAGAACAGACATTGCCAGGAAAGCCTTAACAGCAGTGACAGACATGTGGCTTgcaggctggatggagccaCACGACAGCTTCATCTGGCCTGCAGATTCCCTGTAAATTCTCGGGCACAGCTACGTcacacagagggacagagaggggcTGGTGACCAGTCGGTGTGGTACaaccctgtgccagtgccacaGCCCCGGTTAGCTTGCCAAGCCATGATAAAATCCAGCTGGGTACAGCCATGCCTGGGAAGGGTTTAAGGGGGATTAAGGGGCCCAGTGAGAGCTGGAGATTCCACATTAGCACTGCCTGGCGTGGCAGGGATGTGACAGAGAAGCTGATCATCACCGTGCCTGCACCAAGGCATCACCTGGAGCTCAGAgtctgggatgtgctggagcCCACCCAcactccctccctctcctgcccaggAGCCTGGGCACAGGGCTGAGTCCTGCTCCAGACCAGGCAGAAGCTCATGGAGCAGCTCTCACTGAGCACCTCCCCAGCTTTCAGCTGCAaggcaaacacaggagaagaCCTGGGTTTGTAAAGAGATACTCACCTGGTGAGAAaaggctggctgctgcctgggagggcactgggaggaTCACGGAGGATTGTGGAGAAGGAGATGGACTGGATGGGACCCACTTTGTCGTGGCTGTAGACGGTGAGGAGCCGCAGCTGCCCATCGTAGAATTTAACCTGCCCTTTCACATCCCCTGTGGCTAtacagctgcagggaagggaaagttATTAACCAACACACTGACTGACAACTCCCAAATATTTCTTGGGGAGCATCCTTGGGTGGAAGCAATCTCTTCCCCATTTCTCTGCACAGATATGCAGGAGAAAGCCAGGGTTGTGCAGAAACCAGCGGTTCTGCCGTGTCCCTGCCGTGTCCCCAAGGCTGTCGCGGCGTTTGGTGGCTGTctgtctgctccctctgccGGTAGCAGCCAGGAGGCTGAGCCGCTGTCTGAGCTATCCCAGGGGAGCTGGCATCGCATCACCACGACTTTTCAACTTCATTTCCACCCCCAGACAAATCCATTGCTGGGAAATTGCTCATAAACCAGCAGCACTTTCCTGCGTGAGTGACCACGCTGCCAAGTGACTTAAAACTCCAACATTATCCCTGCCACTCCTCCAGCTGAGCTACCTGAGGACTGTACCTACAGCTACTGAAAAGGGCTGCCCCGTTACCTCTCCAACACCTGGAGCACGGTAAggctctcctgctgcactgACACCACCTTGGTGGCTGTCACTCCGTGGGGTTTGGCCGGCAGTTCCTCGGGGAGGGTGCGGGGATTGTCCATGTCCCACACCACCAGCTTCCCGGCCGAGGTGCCCGTCAGAGCTTGGGTGTTGTTAAAATGGAAAACTGACTGGCTGAACTGTCCCACCAGGCACTTGAAGGTCTGTGGAGACAGCAGCCAGGCCGTGTTTTCAtcccagagctggctctgccctcctcACACAGAGAGATTGGCATTCCCTCATGGCATTCCCTCCCTGTCCCATGGCAGGACAAGAGATAAGAGCCCCAGGAGTGGGCAGAGAGCCCCATGGAGTGGGGCACTTTGGAgagagagctctgctggagctcagcttaGACAAACCTGGCTTGTCCCCATCTGAGGGGGACAGGCTGGGGCCAGGGCCACTGTTTTTGCTtaaggggatggagagggacagtgctgctgccagcaggaaagcCAAGAAGGTGACATGATGTggtccctccctgctgtgctcaccTGGTTGCTCAGGAAGGGTGCCCCATACTGCAAACCAGAATCATcctggggaaagcagagaagaCATCCAAGATAGAGATTTTGGAACcaagctctgcagtgccagcatGGCCCTTCCCACCATCTGGGCACTGGCCCCACACTGTGGTGGCCAAAGCAGGAAAGGTTCCAAGGTCTTCCAGAGAACACAAAACATCCTCTCCTTCCACCTGCTTCTTTCCAAAATCTGCTGAATGGCACGAGGCCCATGGGAAAGCAGGAGTGGGAGAGGTGAAGAGTatccctgccacagctgggcctGACCAATGTGGGAGTGGAGGGAGTGTGATACTCTGTCCAGACCACTTTGGGATCTGgcaagggcagggagcagggaagggacagatCTGCAGAGTGATCCCAGTTATGGACAGACACCcagcccctgagcccccctgaCACCTCCTTTCTGGCACCAGAAGCACGACTTCCCATGTCCCTACTTACCCACAGATAAAATATCACCtgggttttgctgttgctgaCAAACTCATGGGGATTCTGAGGGTTAAATATGACATAATCCTGAAATTCAAAGAATTGCATTAGCACCAAGCTCAGCGATACTTTCTGCTTATTCTTCCATGCAAAACCACTGCTTTTATCCAAAACCACCTCACCAGCTGCACTGAACTGCAATCAGAGGACACCCCATGCATGTCAGGCATTAGAGGAACAGGGATGAGCCCTTGGGATGCTCTGCTGCATCAGGGTTCCCAGGGACGGGGTGTGATCCTGCCTCCCATGGGGGTACCGGGGGAGCAGGTGAGGAtggggctgcccagcccagcccagcccctctgccccccttGGCATGTCACTCACCTGATACCCAAACTCAGgcttcagctctgtgctgcacacGGGTTCCCCTGTGGGCAAAGTCCATCTCCAAACACAAACTTTCTGaaagagaaggggagaaaaatccAAGGAACACTCCCATGGCTCTGTGGGAGGTTTGGGGAGCCAGGTGAATCCCATTCCCCACTGCAGGGGATGGTGTGGCCTAAAAGACTGGAGCAGGCtaaagcccagcacagcctggcagcagaaaGCTTAATTTCAGGAAATACTGCTAGAAATTGCTTAGATTAGAGTGATGAAGTCAGAAGCTTTTATCCCAAATTAAGATCCATTTTCTCAACTCTGCAGCATTCACTTTAATGAAATCCAGGTCTGTCTTCTAATGGCTCAGCAAAAACAAAGCATCACTCTGCAAACCTGCTCTCCCCATGTGAATTCCCACCTCCCCTgtgctgcactgaaaaaaaccttccaTCTCTCTATCCTGCAAAGCTATGAAAGAGGAGATAGTCTCTTCACCTGCACAGTAGCAGCACTAATGGTCACCAAATACTTGGCATCCTGGGAAAGGGCAATGGCACAGACGCCGTCCTCTGAATGACTCTCGAAGATGGTGCGCACGGGTACCCTACGGAGCAGAGATCCCATgggtgctcctgcagcacaggggggTCCAAGCAGTCACTTGGCAAAGCCTGTGGCACAACCACCCACCCTGGGCtgtgtgggaggagggagggaggctgcaAACACTGGTGCTGCCACAGGCCGGTGCTCAGTgtcccctccatcccttcctcGCAAGTAAATGGCACTGGGGAACAACTCACCAGGATCTTTGAAGATCCTACAGCATGGAGATGTTTTGTACTTAGTCTGGGGGAGTTCAGCCCCCTCTCAGTGTCCAGTGAGTGTGGGTGATACAAGGACTATGAAGgacttggtttggttttggttcctttgctgctttttagtCTGTCCCTGTGTTCTCCCATTTTATTCTCAGCTGAGACTGGAGTCGGTCCTGAGTGATTTAATGGACACAGGGAGTTTCCAAAAGAGGAGGTTTCTGGGAGCTTACCCAGAGTAGGAGTCCCAAACGATGATCATAGCATCTGGCCCTTGGTCAGCAGTTGCAACCCAGCGTTTGTCTTCACTCACACACAGGCAGGAGATGACATTCGTGTGGCCCTGGGGGAGGGAAGCAGCAAAGTGCCTTGGAGGCTGCAAACCTGGGGCTGTTCTGTTCATACCTTTCGTATGGGTATGAGTTACAGTGACCCCTGAGCACCGCACaccagagagagagatggaggGAGGGGTTCAGGAGtaggggaggaggaggagggagatgcTCAGCAGTGCCAGACCTGCAGGTGGAACTGCCTGTTCTGCAGGATGTCGTGGATGACCACTGTGTGGGAGGAGACATACAGGAGCACCCGGTCCTCCCCGTCCATcaggctgtgcacagccaggctgctgttgTAGCCAAACACCCAGGACAGGTCCTGCAGGGAAGAGACAGCTCCTGGCTCTCAGCAGACAGGACAAAAAAGGCACACGAGGTCTGTGGGGTGATGGAAGAGAGCGGGGCAGGAGTGCCGAGAGGCACTGTGGCGTTGGTACTCACAAGGGGGTAaaggctgctgtccctgttctTCCGGAACAGCATCCCCGGCGTGGCCGCCCACACCATGCTGGCAGAGCCTTTGTGCCGTGTGTGCCTCTCCCTGTAGCCTGAGAGAGGGCTGGAGATGGTTTCCTTGGACTCAGACAGTGCTGGGAGTGCTTCAGCGACTCCAGCACCCTCCGGGCATgatgtcccagcagtgccttcccccaggctgccctggctcccagcccaggtgctggGCAGGGTGTCTGAGATCCCCATACCTAAAGGAGATGACCGGGGACACGATGGTGACTCTTCATtatcctctgctgctcctttcttctccctggcagcagcaaggggatccttgaaaagaaagagaggttTTGGTGagtgctggctcctggcaggtCTGGATGGGGACTGCCCTGTGGCCATTGGGAATGAACCCCAGCATGCCTCAGATCCCAAGGGCTCTGTTTCCACTGGGATCTGCCCCAGATCCTGTCTCAAACAGGACTTTCCATGGCGCTGCACTCACCTCCTCAGGCTGCACATCTGCCTCCCGAGCCGTCTGTCTGTCCTGGGACATCTCCCTGGGCTCACCGCTTagtgctgctcctccctcagCGGGTTACTCCAGTGTAACTTCACATGGACCATCCATCCACACCTTCACCCTCCTCCCAGGGAGCTGCGGTGTGGAGATGCTCTGAAATACTTCCCCACACACACTCTCCCAGATTTGGCTCCACAGCAACCTGAAAttgggcacagcaggagaaaagggcACCTGTGAAGGTGGGAAATGGGTCCCAGAGCCCCTTCTCAGCTCCTACCCTGAGCACAAACGAGCCCCGTCCAGCGATGGTTCCAGCTGAGCGCAGGCTCCCTCCCTCGGCTGCCCGCACACCGCGCCGGGCACGGACATTTCCCTTTCGGCTGATTGTCACAGCCCctgtgagcacagagctgctcctgggcgGCAGCCGCTTCATCTCCGGCTCCACGGGTCTGGATTCGAGCCAACACCGAAACCTTGCGCACAGAAAACTTTCACGGGAGGGGAAAGAGCCCCTGGGAAAAACCTTCCCGGGCCTCGGCAGGCGGGACGGGAGCTCGGCagcggccgctgccgccgggtCCCACCGCGCTCGCACGGAACCGTTCCCAAGACCTCTCCAGGCTTCGCTGCCTCCTGCTGGCCCTAGGGACCCTCCGGAGACCCTCCCGAGGACCCCCCCCCGCTCACCGACACAGCGATCCCCGCGTCTCTCTGCCTCTGCGACCGCCGTTCCCAGGCAACGGCTGCACCGGCGGCACCGGCTGCGCCACCGGCTGCCCCGGGAAACGCCGGGAGAGAGGGGGGGagccctcctcatcctcaccgGCTGCACCGGGAAACGCCGGGAGAGAGGGGGGGagccctcctcatcctcaccgGCTGCACCGGGAAACGCCGGGAGAGTGGGGGGAACTTCCTCGTCCCCACCGGCTGCCAGGAAGAGGCAGCGCTGGCCCCCAGCCCAAAGCAGGGAGCCAGAGGAGGGAACGTTCAGCCCTTCACCCTGCCCAAGTCTAAATCCCGCTCATGGCTGTGACAAAGCCCCTCTTGGCATCGCCGGAGCCATTCGGGACCAAAGCCTCACCCTGCCCGAGGAATGGGATGAGGGATGTTTACCCGATGCCCCCCACAAGGAGCcgcaggcagctctgctccagtggCTTCCCTGAGCAGGACAAGCGgagtgaaagcaaaaaaaaaaacaaaaaaaaaacatcccCCAAGCCCTGCCAGTCCCCCACGgtccccagctctctgccaggATGGCACTTCCACAAGGAACCCACTCCCAGGGCTCACTCCAGGCTCTCCCTTCACCCCTGCAGGTAATCAGCTCCAAACGCTCCCAGCTGTTGACCTCAGGCTTGCTGTTAAGCTCAAATAATAACTATTTTaacttaatttgtttttccttctgcccaGAAAGAGCCTCACACCCTGCTGGGAGTGGAAAGGAGATTTGTTATCAGCTCCCACTGTCTCCCTGACCTGGAGAGGCTGCCCCAAATAATGATTTCTATGAGAACAGAGAGAGGCAATACTcagttttattgttttgggAGACTATTTTGAAATTCAACTGGAAATAAGTTTTAAACAAACCAGTCATTCCCAGAATCCCTTCCAACAGTTTATGCACCTGTGGTAGTTTAGGAATGGTAGTCCCCAATTCACTGTTCCCACTGAAAACACCCCAGACCATGTGCCACCCACCCACTCCCCtcgctgctcctgcagcaggatggagaggagaatgGGAGGTACAAGAAGGTaaaccctgtcctggctggaaccaggaaaacatcccaaaatCAATTCctgcaaataaacaaattttttaaaaattaaaagaaaatagagagAGAACCTAAATAAGGAGCGCTTTTATCATGACTACATAAACTACTAGAAGTTTCAAAAGTAGAATTATAATCCCTGTTCTTCACCTCATTGTGTTAACTGGGCATTCCAAAAATCTTTTCAGTAAGTTCACTGACTTTAAAAGCTGTGGTAACATGGGGAAGATGAAGTATCAAACTTGCATATCTTTGCCTGTCATCTACTATGACAGGCATCAAAAAGTGCTCTAGGACTTTTTAGCATATATTACATGATATTCAGTGAGGAGTTttaaaggggagaaaaaaggaatgcTCTGTTATCACCAAAAAAGAGCACTTTAAGCTCTTTGGAGCGTGTATCAAGTGAGATTT includes:
- the CFAP251 gene encoding cilia- and flagella-associated protein 251 isoform X2, with translation MVWAATPGMLFRKNRDSSLYPLDLSWVFGYNSSLAVHSLMDGEDRVLLYVSSHTVVIHDILQNRQFHLQGHTNVISCLCVSEDKRWVATADQGPDAMIIVWDSYSGVPVRTIFESHSEDGVCAIALSQDAKYLVTISAATVQKVCVWRWTLPTGEPVCSTELKPEFGYQDYVIFNPQNPHEFVSNSKTQVIFYLWDDSGLQYGAPFLSNQTFKCLVGQFSQSVFHFNNTQALTGTSAGKLVVWDMDNPRTLPEELPAKPHGVTATKVVSVQQESLTVLQVLESCIATGDVKGQVKFYDGQLRLLTVYSHDKVGPIQSISFSTILRDPPSALPGSSQPFLTRNFILSTSDATMFHVATDSTNFERIMTEAKKAVNAVACHPQEPLVAVGSHCGLLKVWEYKQTQYLVSRVFTEAGIQCLSYDPEGHLLAAGFTDGSVHILDAISLQSICEEFQFSQGPVTHISFSHDSKYLATADENYSVTVYKRVLQNGSGCWEHLAGLVSHYKPIRSILFGVHSGSTQPRLLSLGEDRQLVEYDLNSSIKGHLVVTHRDRLEQVAVPLCLTWYPQLSTESFFLTANNCYKMKLYNTTTKMCRKTLLGPTYGSPLEKIQILPRTSSADPQQHYLVYITKDKVGLQMLPVDGNPHKSSAFICHPDGAAGFAISHDGRYVLTAGGKERTFMKWKVNLHALDAAAFLGGEDLIPFYNLLDGGREGKFFRELEDYFYYVQLCSQGIETLETRQVSTHIPLEEIPSVMRAIGFYPSEEEIEEMINEVKFSKYADTGEEVTKINLEDFIKLYINHRPALGLSMKTIQRAFQVLGYDNKKGDKVIDRGDFLSLLQCRGEQMTEDELAACLITLLGRRPRKEGSELDTHPPTGAAALTEEEIPAEITAEIFVADILGLPIAEPEKKEQKETEESLIYRGSES
- the CFAP251 gene encoding cilia- and flagella-associated protein 251 isoform X3; this translates as MSQDRQTAREADVQPEEDPLAAAREKKGAAEDNEESPSCPRSSPLGYRERHTRHKGSASMVWAATPGMLFRKNRDSSLYPLDLSWVFGYNSSLAVHSLMDGEDRVLLYVSSHTVVIHDILQNRQFHLQGHTNVISCLCVSEDKRWVATADQGPDAMIIVWDSYSGVPVRTIFESHSEDGVCAIALSQDAKYLVTISAATVQKVCVWRWTLPTGEPVCSTELKPEFGYQDYVIFNPQNPHEFVSNSKTQVIFYLWDDSGLQYGAPFLSNQTFKCLVGQFSQSVFHFNNTQALTGTSAGKLVVWDMDNPRTLPEELPAKPHGVTATKVVSVQQESLTVLQVLESCIATGDVKGQVKFYDGQLRLLTVYSHDKVGPIQSISFSTILRDPPSALPGSSQPFLTRNFILSTSDATMFHVATDSTNFERIMTEAKKAVNAVACHPQEPLVAVGSHCGLLKVWEYKQTQYLVSRVFTEAGIQCLSYDPEGHLLAAGFTDGSVHILDAISLQSICEEFQFSQGPVTHISFSHDSKYLATADENYSVTVYKRVLQNGSGCWEHLAGLVSHYKPIRSILFGVHSGSTQPRLLSLGEDRQLVEYDLNSSIKGHLVVTHRDRLEQVAVPLCLTWYPQLSTESFFLTANNCYKMKLYNTTTKMCRKTLLGPTYGSPLEKIQILPRTSSADPQQHYLVYITKDKVGLQMLPVDGNPHKSSAFICHPDGAAGFAISHDGRYVLTAGGKERTFMKWKVNLHALDAAAFLGGEDLIPFYNLLDGGREGKFFRCLFESLAGTGGLFLLRTAVQPRYRNTGDQTGVNTYSLGGNSFCNESNRILSIRGRD
- the CFAP251 gene encoding cilia- and flagella-associated protein 251 isoform X1, translated to MSQDRQTAREADVQPEEDPLAAAREKKGAAEDNEESPSCPRSSPLGYRERHTRHKGSASMVWAATPGMLFRKNRDSSLYPLDLSWVFGYNSSLAVHSLMDGEDRVLLYVSSHTVVIHDILQNRQFHLQGHTNVISCLCVSEDKRWVATADQGPDAMIIVWDSYSGVPVRTIFESHSEDGVCAIALSQDAKYLVTISAATVQKVCVWRWTLPTGEPVCSTELKPEFGYQDYVIFNPQNPHEFVSNSKTQVIFYLWDDSGLQYGAPFLSNQTFKCLVGQFSQSVFHFNNTQALTGTSAGKLVVWDMDNPRTLPEELPAKPHGVTATKVVSVQQESLTVLQVLESCIATGDVKGQVKFYDGQLRLLTVYSHDKVGPIQSISFSTILRDPPSALPGSSQPFLTRNFILSTSDATMFHVATDSTNFERIMTEAKKAVNAVACHPQEPLVAVGSHCGLLKVWEYKQTQYLVSRVFTEAGIQCLSYDPEGHLLAAGFTDGSVHILDAISLQSICEEFQFSQGPVTHISFSHDSKYLATADENYSVTVYKRVLQNGSGCWEHLAGLVSHYKPIRSILFGVHSGSTQPRLLSLGEDRQLVEYDLNSSIKGHLVVTHRDRLEQVAVPLCLTWYPQLSTESFFLTANNCYKMKLYNTTTKMCRKTLLGPTYGSPLEKIQILPRTSSADPQQHYLVYITKDKVGLQMLPVDGNPHKSSAFICHPDGAAGFAISHDGRYVLTAGGKERTFMKWKVNLHALDAAAFLGGEDLIPFYNLLDGGREGKFFRELEDYFYYVQLCSQGIETLETRQVSTHIPLEEIPSVMRAIGFYPSEEEIEEMINEVKFSKYADTGEEVTKINLEDFIKLYINHRPALGLSMKTIQRAFQVLGYDNKKGDKVIDRGDFLSLLQCRGEQMTEDELAACLITLLGRRPRKEGSELDTHPPTGAAALTEEEIPAEITAEIFVADILGLPIAEPEKKEQKETEESLIYRGSES
- the CFAP251 gene encoding cilia- and flagella-associated protein 251 isoform X4, producing MGSLLRRVPVRTIFESHSEDGVCAIALSQDAKYLVTISAATVQKVCVWRWTLPTGEPVCSTELKPEFGYQDYVIFNPQNPHEFVSNSKTQVIFYLWDDSGLQYGAPFLSNQTFKCLVGQFSQSVFHFNNTQALTGTSAGKLVVWDMDNPRTLPEELPAKPHGVTATKVVSVQQESLTVLQVLESCIATGDVKGQVKFYDGQLRLLTVYSHDKVGPIQSISFSTILRDPPSALPGSSQPFLTRNFILSTSDATMFHVATDSTNFERIMTEAKKAVNAVACHPQEPLVAVGSHCGLLKVWEYKQTQYLVSRVFTEAGIQCLSYDPEGHLLAAGFTDGSVHILDAISLQSICEEFQFSQGPVTHISFSHDSKYLATADENYSVTVYKRVLQNGSGCWEHLAGLVSHYKPIRSILFGVHSGSTQPRLLSLGEDRQLVEYDLNSSIKGHLVVTHRDRLEQVAVPLCLTWYPQLSTESFFLTANNCYKMKLYNTTTKMCRKTLLGPTYGSPLEKIQILPRTSSADPQQHYLVYITKDKVGLQMLPVDGNPHKSSAFICHPDGAAGFAISHDGRYVLTAGGKERTFMKWKVNLHALDAAAFLGGEDLIPFYNLLDGGREGKFFRELEDYFYYVQLCSQGIETLETRQVSTHIPLEEIPSVMRAIGFYPSEEEIEEMINEVKFSKYADTGEEVTKINLEDFIKLYINHRPALGLSMKTIQRAFQVLGYDNKKGDKVIDRGDFLSLLQCRGEQMTEDELAACLITLLGRRPRKEGSELDTHPPTGAAALTEEEIPAEITAEIFVADILGLPIAEPEKKEQKETEESLIYRGSES